The region CGCCTGATGAAACGATTGCAGTATCCAATCCTTCCCTAACATACTTTATAGCTGCCCTGCATCTTTCAACCTCGCTTTTCATGGGAGTTTGATAAACTTCCTTTCCTGTTAATAAATCTTCAATAAGCTTTATATAATGAGTATAACCCACTATAACCTTTGAAGCGTCGATACACTCTAAAGCCCTTATAGTTAAGTCCTCTCTTTTTCCCGAACCTATCCCTACTATATATAATTTAGCCATTTTAGCCCTCCTTAGAAACTGCAATGGTAACACCATCAAAAGCAGTCTTTTTTACAATTATTTCATTCCCCATCAAATAAGCACATGGCTCTGCTACAGATGTAACTCCAATATTATTTTCAACAAAACTGCTTTTTTCAAAATACTCTTGAACTGATTTTATCTCACCTAAAGTAAAAAACATTACTGGTAGTTTCATCTCATCGCAAAATTCCAATAGGCCAATCTCGTCCCTTTTTACCTCAACTGTTCCTATTTGCTTTATGCTTTTTATGCTAAGATTGTTCTTTTTAAAAACAAATTCAATAGCATTTATTATTTTTTCCTTTGAAACTCCCCTTCTGCATCCTATACCAACGTTTAATATCCTTGGCCGTAAAATACAATCACTATCGTAATCTGTTTTCTCTCTATATGTTATAACAACTTTTTTAGTAGCATCCTTTGAAATGTATGGATAATCAATATTCAATTCAACATCTGATATAATATCGATATACTCTCCCCTTAACATAGATGCCGTTACTTCCTTTAGCTTTTGAGCATCTTCAATGTAGAAGTTATATCGCTTTGCAATTAAATCCAGCGCCACAAATCCCCTTGAGTCGGAAGCTGTTGTTATTATAGGCATAGCATTTATTTTTTTTGCAACCTCGTTGCAAAACTCGTTTGCCCCTCCGTAGTGACCTGATAATAGGCTTATGCAGTATCTTCCCAAATCGTCTACGACAACAACTGCCGGGTCGCTCCATTTATCTTTTATAAAAGGTGCTAATGTCCTTACTGCAATACCCGTTGCCGATATGAATATTATTTTATCAAATTCATTAAATATGTTTTCTAAATTAGTTTTATAGTTATGCTTTGAAAAAAGAAATACATCATCAAAACTATCCTTTATTTTATCTGCAATTAATTTACCCTGGTCAGTAAAATAAATTGCCGCAATCATCTCTTAGCCTCCCTGAAGGCGTGTTGGAAATCCTTTGAATAAAGAAGGCTCTTAGAACTTAAATTAAGAAAATTTCCAACAAGTATCTGTGCTGTGCTTTTAATTCCTACCTCCCTAACCTTGTCTGAAATATCCTTCAAAGTTCCAGTAATTATCTTTTCATCCCTCCATGTCGCCTTATAAACTACAGCAACTGGAGTATTTTCATCTCCATAGCCCCTTATTAGCTTTTCAACAACCTCTTCTATGTTTTGAACCGATAAAAATATTGCCATTGCAGTTCTATGCCTTGCAAGAAGCTCTAAATCCTCGCTTTCTGGAACTGGTGTTCTTCCTGACAGCCTTGTAATTATTATGCTCTGTGAAATCTCTGGAACGGTAAACTCCCTTTTCAGTGCAGCACAGCTTGCTGTGAATGAACTTACTCCCGGGATTACTTCATATTTTATACCTAATTTATCAAGCTCCACCATTTGCTCCATTATTGCTCCGTAAATAGTAGGGTCTCCCGTATGCAGCCTTACGATTATTTTGTCATCATCATTATATTTTTTTATTTTTTCAATAATCTCATCTAATGTTAATGGTGCGCTGTCAATAAATATCGCACCCTCCTTGCAGAAATTCAGGTGTTCTTTTGAAACAAGCGAACCTGCGTATATTACAACGTCTGCACCCTCAAGAACCTTCCTGCCCTTGACAGTGATTAAATCTACATCTCCCGGACCTGCTCCAATAAAATAAACCATCTTATCACTCCTTTTTTGCAAGCAGTAAGGATAAGTAATCCTTATCCTCTAATATGGATTTATCGTCTGTGTAAAATGCTTCCCCGTCCAAAAACAACCTTTTAACGTAGTAATATTTAAACCCGTTTGCCTTCAACTTTTCAAGTGCAGATTTGTTTTTATTAGCCTTCAAAAATACCGCCCCATCGACCTTTTTTAATATTTTTTCATCAACATCCCTATCGGTAACTAATACAGCCTCTCCCTTTATAGAAAAGGGAATTTTAAGTTTTGAAAAGGCCGCGCTAAAGGATGTTACTCCAGGTATTATTTCTACTGCTACCTCATATTTCTTCAGCTCTTCATAAAGATAAATAAATGTGCTGTATGTTAAAGCATCTCCAAGAGTTAAAAACACTCCAATATTCCCATCCGATAGTTTATCATCAATGATTTTTGCAGCCATCTTATAATTTTCGCTGTTTTCTTCCCCCATAGGGAATTCAAGATATACCTTTTCTTTATCCAATATATATTCTTCTGTAATTTGTTCAGCAAGGCTCTTGCCTTTGCTGGAGGGTAAAAAAATTACATCTGAATTTTTTATCGCCTTAATCGCCTTAAGTGTTATAAGTTCCTTATCTCCAGGTCCTATTCCTACTCCAATCAGTTTTTTCAACTTTGCACCTCCAAACATTTAACTGCCTTAACTACAAAAATTGGATTATTTGCCTTCAAAAGTCCATTTTCGTCCATCCTTGAAACAGAAACAAGGCTTGTTGCAACACTATATCCTTTTGAGCTCATATTTTCAATAAATTTATTTGCATTTGAGAGTTTAATAAAATTTGCAACAATTATTCCACCTCTTCTTAATTTTCTATCAACAATATCCACAATATAGTCCATTTCATTTCCACTTCCGCCTAAAAAACACTTATCAAACTCCAAACCATTCAATACATCTTCCGCCTTTGCATGGATAATCTCTATTTCAACCTTAAACTTTTCAGCATTTTTCCTAATAAGTTCTAAAGCCTCTTTATCTCTTTCTATAGCAACTACATCGGCACCTAATAATGCAGCCTGAATAGATATGCTTCCGGTTCCTGCACCTATATCTACAAATTTATCCCCTTTGTTTATGTCAAGAAGAGCAATGCTAATACTCCTGACTTCAAATTTAGTCATCGGAACCCTGTCCCTTAAAAAGTCCTCATCCTTTATAAACATGTTTCCACCACCACTATTGATAAGTCTGATATATTTTCAAACTCATCCCCTATATTTTTTTCTAATATCAATTCATCTTCATATGAAAGGTTATATCCTGCATAAATTTTCCCATTAAATCCCTCTTCAAATAATTTATTAGAAATATATTCTGGAGTGAACTTATCATCAGTAAAAATAATGGTTATTCCATTTTTATTTACATCTGATAAATCTCCCCTTCTTCCATGAAGACTGATAATTTTAGCATCATTCCAGCTCTTTTGAAGTTTACACATCAAATACTGAAAGGATGATATCGATGGAACAACTCTATCTATTTTAATCCCCCTTCTCTTTAGAAATTCAAGGGCGCTGTATAATGTCGGGTCCCCCGATACTACAAATACAAAATCCTCTTTAATTTCTAAAAGTTCCTCAAACCTTTGAATGTATTTTATTTCCCTCAAACTTTCCAAATCCTTGCCGACCCTCTTAAATGCAACAACCATTTCTGCATCGGTTATAGTTTCGATTGCTTCATAGCTTGCGTATCTTAAATTTCCTGGACCAATTCCTACTACAATCATATAATCACCCTAACATTCTGAAGGTATATATTATAGCTTCAATACTAAATGTTTCATCCTTTAAATAGGCCTTTATTCTATCTTCGATTCCCTTTTTCATATTATCTAGGACTTTTGCGTATTCAGAATCCATAATATAATTTGCAGCCTCTTCGGCAGTTTTAAACGATTCAATCTTATTTATTACATCAATGCCTGCTCCTAACTTGGCTAGATAATAAACAAAGGATTCCATCCTCGAATCAACTATTTTGCTATGGGTGTTAAAGGCACCAATTGAAATCTTGCACATTTTTCCTATGTGTCCAACAATTTTTATTTCCCTAAAGCCAAGCTCCTTTGCGTATAATAGAGCATCTCCTACGTAGTTGGAAGTTTTAACAACCTCTCCCTTAAGTCCTATCTTTTCAATATAATTTTCACCGTGGTTTCCGAAGGTGAAAATTACCTTATCAGTTCTTTTAACTATCATCTCAAGTTCCATGTATATAGTCTTTTTCATGGCATCATCCGACATTGGATAAACAATTCCCTTAGTTCCTATAATTGAAATGCCGCCTTCTATTCCCAGCCTCGGGTTATATGTATTTTTTGCAACCTCAACACCCTCAGGTGCAAATATTATTACATCTACTCCCCTTTGTGTAACCTCCCTAACAGCCCTTTTAATCATCTCCCTCGGAACCTTATTGATAGCTGCCTGC is a window of Caloramator mitchellensis DNA encoding:
- the cobM gene encoding precorrin-4 C(11)-methyltransferase: MVYFIGAGPGDVDLITVKGRKVLEGADVVIYAGSLVSKEHLNFCKEGAIFIDSAPLTLDEIIEKIKKYNDDDKIIVRLHTGDPTIYGAIMEQMVELDKLGIKYEVIPGVSSFTASCAALKREFTVPEISQSIIITRLSGRTPVPESEDLELLARHRTAMAIFLSVQNIEEVVEKLIRGYGDENTPVAVVYKATWRDEKIITGTLKDISDKVREVGIKSTAQILVGNFLNLSSKSLLYSKDFQHAFREAKR
- the cbiG gene encoding cobalt-precorrin 5A hydrolase — protein: MIAAIYFTDQGKLIADKIKDSFDDVFLFSKHNYKTNLENIFNEFDKIIFISATGIAVRTLAPFIKDKWSDPAVVVVDDLGRYCISLLSGHYGGANEFCNEVAKKINAMPIITTASDSRGFVALDLIAKRYNFYIEDAQKLKEVTASMLRGEYIDIISDVELNIDYPYISKDATKKVVITYREKTDYDSDCILRPRILNVGIGCRRGVSKEKIINAIEFVFKKNNLSIKSIKQIGTVEVKRDEIGLLEFCDEMKLPVMFFTLGEIKSVQEYFEKSSFVENNIGVTSVAEPCAYLMGNEIIVKKTAFDGVTIAVSKEG
- the cbiD gene encoding cobalt-precorrin-5B (C(1))-methyltransferase CbiD, encoding MFIVHEGKRLRCGITTGSCAAAATKAALLALLEKSVETVDIKTPEDLILNIKVDETKVEDNFGTACVTKDAGDDIDATDKIKIFAKVRFREDDIINIDGGVGVGRFIIDSPYGKKGQAAINKVPREMIKRAVREVTQRGVDVIIFAPEGVEVAKNTYNPRLGIEGGISIIGTKGIVYPMSDDAMKKTIYMELEMIVKRTDKVIFTFGNHGENYIEKIGLKGEVVKTSNYVGDALLYAKELGFREIKIVGHIGKMCKISIGAFNTHSKIVDSRMESFVYYLAKLGAGIDVINKIESFKTAEEAANYIMDSEYAKVLDNMKKGIEDRIKAYLKDETFSIEAIIYTFRMLG
- the cbiT gene encoding precorrin-6Y C5,15-methyltransferase (decarboxylating) subunit CbiT — translated: MFIKDEDFLRDRVPMTKFEVRSISIALLDINKGDKFVDIGAGTGSISIQAALLGADVVAIERDKEALELIRKNAEKFKVEIEIIHAKAEDVLNGLEFDKCFLGGSGNEMDYIVDIVDRKLRRGGIIVANFIKLSNANKFIENMSSKGYSVATSLVSVSRMDENGLLKANNPIFVVKAVKCLEVQS
- the cbiE gene encoding precorrin-6y C5,15-methyltransferase (decarboxylating) subunit CbiE, which produces MIVVGIGPGNLRYASYEAIETITDAEMVVAFKRVGKDLESLREIKYIQRFEELLEIKEDFVFVVSGDPTLYSALEFLKRRGIKIDRVVPSISSFQYLMCKLQKSWNDAKIISLHGRRGDLSDVNKNGITIIFTDDKFTPEYISNKLFEEGFNGKIYAGYNLSYEDELILEKNIGDEFENISDLSIVVVETCL
- the cobI gene encoding precorrin-2 C(20)-methyltransferase — protein: MKKLIGVGIGPGDKELITLKAIKAIKNSDVIFLPSSKGKSLAEQITEEYILDKEKVYLEFPMGEENSENYKMAAKIIDDKLSDGNIGVFLTLGDALTYSTFIYLYEELKKYEVAVEIIPGVTSFSAAFSKLKIPFSIKGEAVLVTDRDVDEKILKKVDGAVFLKANKNKSALEKLKANGFKYYYVKRLFLDGEAFYTDDKSILEDKDYLSLLLAKKE